One Diabrotica virgifera virgifera chromosome 3, PGI_DIABVI_V3a genomic window carries:
- the LOC126881422 gene encoding uncharacterized protein LOC126881422 gives MKLIVVILAAVCLYDVSAKQDDYVQWVSYDGTIPANVVEGTTSIDGRQLYIARAFVSLDESDLYNDNQGYIVGPVEAGVLQLNASFPDLTYHITDNIEILTVVDGAKVEWVSTNQTFLPKWFDSDDYHPVHSNWHQIVNINSTIYIGRIYDSEIGGTFGHIPVSTELYEDEDMAYYAFGDDVRESNVYDILLYYFK, from the exons ATGAAACTGATAGTAGTGATTTTAGCCGCAGTTTGTCTCTACGACGTATCTGCTAAACAAG atgaCTACGTGCAATGGGTGAGTTATGATGGTACAATACCCGCCAATGTTGTGGAAGGAACTACATCCATTGATGGTAGACAATTATATATTGCCCGTGCCTTTGTTAGTTTAGATGAGTCTGATCTTTATAATGACAATCAAGGTTACATAGTAGGCCCAGTGGAAGCAGGAGTTTTACAACTCAATGCTAGTTTTCCTGATTTAACTTACCATATTACCGACAACATTGAg ATCCTAACTGTTGTGGATGGAGCCAAAGTCGAATGGGTTAGCACAAATCAAACATTTTTACCAAAATGGTTCGATAGTGATGACTACCATCCAGTGCACTCCAACTGGcatcaaattgttaatataaattCAACCATTTATATAGGAAGAATCTACGACTCGGAAATAGGTGGTACATTTGGACATATACCGGTCTCCACTGAGTTATACGAGGACGAGGATATGGCATACTATGCTTTTGGCGATGATGTCCGCGAATCTAATGTATACGATATTTTACTGTATTATTTCAAATAA